AGCCCATGCCGCGATACGACTTGTAGGACCGGCCCTGGTAAAGGAAGACCTCGCCGGGGCTCTCGTCGGTGCCGGCGAACATGGAGCCCATCATGGCGACGCTGGCGCCCGCCGCGATCGCCTTGGCCAGGTCGCCGGAGTATTTGATGCCGCCGTCGGCGATGACCGGCGCGCCTGAATCGCGGGCGGCGCGGGCTGCGTCCATCACCGCCGTCAGCTGCGGCACGCCGACGCCGGCGACGATGCGCGTGGTGCAGATGGAGCCCGGCCCGATGCCGACCTTGACCGCGTCGGCCCCCGCGTCGATCAGGGCGCGGGTCGCATCATAGGTGGCGACATTGCCGGCGACGATCTGGATGCGGTTCGACTCGCGCTTGATCCGCTCCACCACCTGGGCGACCGAGGCGGAGTGGCCGTGGGCGGTGTCGATCACGACGACATCTACGCCCGCCTCGGCCAGAGCCATGGCGCGTTCATAGCCTGCGTCGCCCACGGTCGATGCGGCGCCGACCAGCAGGCGGCCCTGGTCGTCCTTGGCGGCGTGAGGAAAGGCCTGAGCCTTCTCGATATCCTTCATGGTGATCAGGCCGACGGCCCGATAGTCGTCGTCGACGACGATGACACGCTCGATCTTGCGGGTGCGCAGCAGTTCGCGCGCCTCCTCGCGGCCGGCGCCTTCGCGCACGGTGATCAGGTCGCCGGTGGTCATCAGCGAAGCCGCCGTGACGTTGGCGTCGGCTTCGAAGCGCATGTCCCGGTGGGTCAGCATGCCGACCAGCTTTCCGGACGCCGGATCGACCACCGGAAAGCCGGTGATCTTCTTGCGCGCGACGATCTCGCGCACCTCGCCCAGCGTGGTGTCTGGCGTCACCGTCACCGGATTGACCACCATGCCGCTTTCGTAGCGTTTGACCGCGCGGACCTGCTCGGCCTGCTCCTCGATGGTCATGTTGCGATGCAGCACGCCCAGGCCGCCCGATTGCGCCATGGCGATGGCCAGCCGGCTTTCGGTCACCGTGTCCATGGCCGAGGACAGCAGCGGGATGTTCAGGCGGATGTCGCGCGTCAGCTGGGTCGACACATCGACCTCGGCCGGCATGAACTCGGACGGGCCGGGTTCCAGCAAAACATCGTCGAAGGTGAGGCCTTCGCGTATCTCCATGAGGAGTCTCCGTTTTGCGGGCCGCGTATAGCGGGCGAAGCGGCGCGGCGGCAAGGCCGGCGTTTATGGGACTGATACAATTTATTGGTTTGCAACCGTGGAAGCCAAAGACCATTCTGCTGTCATGGTCGGCGTCCTGCTCAGCACCGCGCGCAAGCTTGCGTTGAAAATCGCCTCCTACGGGGTCATGCACCTCGTGGTCGCGATCCTGGTGGCCTTTGCTTTGACACGAGACTGGCGACTGGCCCTGGCGGTCGGCATGGTCGAGCCCTTCTTTCAGACCATCGCCTATTCGATTCACGACCGTGTCTGGCACCGGATCGAGCGGCGGCGGCGCGCATCAAGCATCGAAGAGGCGGCCGAGGCCTTCACCGCCCGGCTCGAGGTCATGTCGCCCGAAGAGCAGCAGCGCGCGCACGGCGGTCACCACGGCCACAGTCACGCCCTGCCCCGGTCGCTCAAGCAGGTGGCGCTGAAGACCGTCACCTATGGCCTGATGCACTTCGCCGTGGCTGTGACCGTCGCCTATGCGCTGACCGGCGACATCCGCACGGCCCTGGCAATCGGCATTGTCGAGCCGCTGGTGCAGACGGTGTTCTTTACCCTGCACGACCGTATCTGGAGCCGCATCGAGGCCCGCCGCGCCGCCCGTCGCCAGGCCGTCGCCGCCTAGCGTCTGTTCAGCGCCACCAGGAAGACCTCGGCCGAGTCCTTCCGGCTGGAGGCCGGCTTGACGTATTTCACGGTCTCGAACTCCTCGCGCAGGCGCGCCAGGACGCCGCCCGCGTCGCCGCCCTGGAAGTTCTTGGACACGAAGGCCCCGCCTGGTCTCAGCGTGCGGATGGCGAAGTCGGCGGCGATCTCGATCAGGGCGATGATCTTTAGGTGATCGGTCTGGCGGTGGCCGATGGTGTTGTGCGCCATGTCCGACAGCACCAGGTCCGGCGGGCCGCCGATGGCGTCGATCAGCTGCTTATCCACTCCGGGGTGGGTGAAGTCGGCCTGAATCAGCGTCGCGCCCGGGATCGGCTCGATCGGCAGGAGGTCCACGCCCGCCACGGCCGCCGCGCCCCGGTCCAGCGCCACCTGCACCCAGCCGCCCGGCGCCGCGCCCAGGTCGATGACGCGCGAGCCGCGCCGGATCAGCCGGTGCTTGTCGTCGATCTCGATCAGCTTAAAGGCCGCGCGGCTCCGCCAGCCCTCGGCGCGCGCCTTTTCCGACCATTTGTCGGAAAGCTGCCGCTTGATCCATTGCTGGCTCGACATCGACTTGGTGTCGGCCGTTTTCATCTTCTGGCCCATGCCTCGGCCGGCGGCCGTTCCACCGCTGGGCAGCCGGACCATGCGGCGACGCTCTGGCGCGCCCTCGGGCTTTTCCTCTTCGCTCATCAGCACCACATAGCCCCGACGTGCGTTGCGGGCTATGTCCCCCGCACACATCTGCCACAACGAGGAGAGCGCCCGATGGCCGAAACCCTGACTTTCACCCTGGACACCGGCGATGGCGAAGCCCGCGACGTGGTCATCACCCTGCGTTCCGACCTGGCGCCGAACCACGTCGCCCGCATCAGCGAACTGGCCTCGGAAGGCTTCTACGACGGCGTGGTCTTTCACCGCGTGATCCCGGGCTTCATGGCCCAGGGCGGCGACCCGACGGGCACCGGCACCTCGGGTTCGAACAAGCCGAACCTGAAGCAGGAGTTCTCGTCCGAGCCGCACGTGCGCGGCGTCTGCTCCATGGCCCGCACCTCCGACCCGAACAGCGCCAACTCGCAGTTCTTTATCTGCTTCGATGACGCCACCTTCCTAGACCGCCAGTACACGGTCTGGGGTCAGGTCACCTCGGGCATGGAACACATCGACGCCCTGCCCAAGGGCGAGCCGCCGCGCAACCCCGGCAAGATCGTCAAGGCGACCGTCGCCTAACGCTTCACCTTGCCTTTAGCGGCCGGCGCCCTCGGCGACCGGCCGCGACCGCCCCCTAGTATTGCACACCTTGTGGATGTAGCCGCATGGAAGGCTGATCACTCCACTGTTGAAGCGACTGAAGCCGAAGGCGGCGTCTCCAGCTCGAACGGAACCGCCAGCAGGCCTTCAGGCCCGTAGAGGTTGCACAGAGGACTGTCGGCCCAGCAGAACCGCACCTTGGCGTCGGTGGGGCGGGCGTCGCCCAGGATCACTTCCGCGCCCTCCAGCATCGCGTCGACGAAGCGGCAGTCGTTTCCAGCCCCGCACAGTTCGAAGCCGACCGGCCGGCTGGCTCCGACAACGGTCAGGATGGCCTTCTCCGGATAGCGGATGCGGATTTCGCCGTCGGCGCGACGGACGCCCTCGGGCTGGACGGAACGCGCAACCGTCTGGCCGTCCAGCCGCCTCGCTTCCAGCGCCAGGCGCCGGCCGATTTCCTGCTTGTTGGTCGGATGAAGGTCGTAGCGGTCGCCCACGTCGATGGAAACGGCGAGGCCCGCCCTGGCGTCGGCGTTGACCGTGCGTCGCTGCACCTCGCGCAAGGCGGCCCAGCCCGAGGCCTGCGGTCGATCGGAGGCGGGGCCGAAGTTGGCCAACTGCACCACCAGCATCGACAGGTCCGGATTGTCGAAGGCGCGCCGCCAGTCCGCGAACAAGGCGGGCAGCAGCACGGCGTATCCGGCTGCGTCGCCGGCGTTGGACTCGCCCTGATACCAGGCGACACCCTTGAGCCCGTACGGCGCGACCGGCGCGATCATGCCGTTGTACAGGGTGCTGACGCCCGACCCGCCGACCCACGGCGTGCGCGGCGGCGGCGGCAGGCCGGCCAAGGGGGCCGCCACGCGGCGCAGCCACGGCTGGTTCAGCGGCACGGACGAGCCGTCGTCGAACACCAGCCTCTTGTCGGCCGCGGGCCCCCAGGCGCCGCCGCCGCCCCCGCTGTCGAGCACGCCGACGGCGATGACGTTGCGGCCTGCCTTCAGCGAGCCCGCGCGAATCCGATAGCGGCGCGGCGTGTCCCAGCCCTGCATGCCGCCCAGGTAGCGGCCGTTGATCCAGGTGCTGTCCGCATCGTCGATCGGTCCGATGTCCAGCGTTGCGGCCTGACGCGCCTGCGCCCGCGTCAACTCCACCTTGGTCCTGAGCCAGATCACCCCGTCAAAGGTCGCCAGGTCCTCCT
The genomic region above belongs to Brevundimonas sp. PAMC22021 and contains:
- the guaB gene encoding IMP dehydrogenase; amino-acid sequence: MEIREGLTFDDVLLEPGPSEFMPAEVDVSTQLTRDIRLNIPLLSSAMDTVTESRLAIAMAQSGGLGVLHRNMTIEEQAEQVRAVKRYESGMVVNPVTVTPDTTLGEVREIVARKKITGFPVVDPASGKLVGMLTHRDMRFEADANVTAASLMTTGDLITVREGAGREEARELLRTRKIERVIVVDDDYRAVGLITMKDIEKAQAFPHAAKDDQGRLLVGAASTVGDAGYERAMALAEAGVDVVVIDTAHGHSASVAQVVERIKRESNRIQIVAGNVATYDATRALIDAGADAVKVGIGPGSICTTRIVAGVGVPQLTAVMDAARAARDSGAPVIADGGIKYSGDLAKAIAAGASVAMMGSMFAGTDESPGEVFLYQGRSYKSYRGMGSVGAMARGSADRYFQKEVSSEKLVPEGIEGQTPYKGPISPVLHQLVGGLRASMGYVGAGTVRDFQARARFVRITGAGLRESHVHDVMITREAPNYRQG
- a CDS encoding DUF2061 domain-containing protein: MVGVLLSTARKLALKIASYGVMHLVVAILVAFALTRDWRLALAVGMVEPFFQTIAYSIHDRVWHRIERRRRASSIEEAAEAFTARLEVMSPEEQQRAHGGHHGHSHALPRSLKQVALKTVTYGLMHFAVAVTVAYALTGDIRTALAIGIVEPLVQTVFFTLHDRIWSRIEARRAARRQAVAA
- a CDS encoding peptidylprolyl isomerase, with amino-acid sequence MAETLTFTLDTGDGEARDVVITLRSDLAPNHVARISELASEGFYDGVVFHRVIPGFMAQGGDPTGTGTSGSNKPNLKQEFSSEPHVRGVCSMARTSDPNSANSQFFICFDDATFLDRQYTVWGQVTSGMEHIDALPKGEPPRNPGKIVKATVA
- a CDS encoding RlmE family RNA methyltransferase, with translation MSEEEKPEGAPERRRMVRLPSGGTAAGRGMGQKMKTADTKSMSSQQWIKRQLSDKWSEKARAEGWRSRAAFKLIEIDDKHRLIRRGSRVIDLGAAPGGWVQVALDRGAAAVAGVDLLPIEPIPGATLIQADFTHPGVDKQLIDAIGGPPDLVLSDMAHNTIGHRQTDHLKIIALIEIAADFAIRTLRPGGAFVSKNFQGGDAGGVLARLREEFETVKYVKPASSRKDSAEVFLVALNRR
- a CDS encoding sialate O-acetylesterase — protein: MLLSAVALLLAVGGGSAFAQDMAPTAVQAQAAAISPMLLDPVFGDHAVLQRGRPIPVWGRAVPGSRVAVSLAASSVTTTADATGRWRADLPAQKAGGPHALTVSAGDVTQRLGDVIVGDVWLCSGQSNMELSLRQAANADAEIAAADDAALRLFNIPRRSLPQTAAEPQALAAWTPTTPETARDFSAACYFMARDLRRADPSVAIGLIAASWGGSIIEDWLSRDALAAMEPYQPSLQALDAYVRSPQEGEALWQRISMAWWRSHDPGLQGGWYRERLDETDWRRIPAEGAWETTQEDLATFDGVIWLRTKVELTRAQARQAATLDIGPIDDADSTWINGRYLGGMQGWDTPRRYRIRAGSLKAGRNVIAVGVLDSGGGGGAWGPAADKRLVFDDGSSVPLNQPWLRRVAAPLAGLPPPPRTPWVGGSGVSTLYNGMIAPVAPYGLKGVAWYQGESNAGDAAGYAVLLPALFADWRRAFDNPDLSMLVVQLANFGPASDRPQASGWAALREVQRRTVNADARAGLAVSIDVGDRYDLHPTNKQEIGRRLALEARRLDGQTVARSVQPEGVRRADGEIRIRYPEKAILTVVGASRPVGFELCGAGNDCRFVDAMLEGAEVILGDARPTDAKVRFCWADSPLCNLYGPEGLLAVPFELETPPSASVASTVE